One window of Anaerolineales bacterium genomic DNA carries:
- a CDS encoding class I SAM-dependent methyltransferase, whose translation MSRFGPDPLVFFNSVYQNIAPWDIGAPQPAMAALIETYPPANPILDLGCGTGDLAIYLAKLGHEIVGIDFVESAIKNAQDKAASLPNETNQSLSFRVADALKPSALDEKFGAVFDSGFYHLFDPDQCEQLIDEVASILRPHGGYHLHEFAIEFPVPNVPRQISINELKTRFTVEKGWRIKEIQTVEFLSRVAPPVPATCAYIERLPA comes from the coding sequence TTGAGTAGATTTGGTCCTGACCCGCTTGTTTTTTTCAACTCTGTATATCAGAATATCGCACCCTGGGATATTGGCGCACCTCAACCCGCCATGGCTGCCCTTATAGAAACATATCCGCCTGCAAATCCAATTTTGGATCTCGGCTGCGGCACCGGCGACCTTGCGATTTATTTGGCAAAATTGGGACATGAAATTGTTGGGATTGATTTCGTTGAATCTGCGATCAAGAACGCCCAAGACAAGGCTGCATCCCTTCCCAATGAGACCAACCAATCATTAAGTTTCCGAGTAGCAGACGCCCTCAAGCCCTCCGCACTGGACGAAAAATTTGGAGCAGTTTTCGATTCGGGTTTTTATCATTTGTTCGACCCAGACCAATGTGAACAGTTAATTGATGAGGTCGCCTCGATATTGAGGCCGCATGGCGGTTATCATTTACACGAGTTCGCAATCGAATTTCCCGTGCCCAATGTGCCCCGCCAAATTTCAATCAATGAATTAAAAACACGTTTTACGGTTGAAAAAGGATGGCGTATTAAAGAAATACAAACGGTAGAGTTTCTGAGTCGGGTCGCCCCTCCCGTGCCCGCAACCTGTGCTTACATAGAACGTCTTCCAGCGTAA
- a CDS encoding DUF2200 domain-containing protein yields MNNKSIKRIFGMKFAEIYPLYVQKAERKNRTKEEVDEIICWLTGYSPAGLQQQLKQGNDFQTFFAQAPAMNPNRSFIKGVVCGVRVEEIEDPLMQKIRYLDKLIDELAKGKALEKILRSSHA; encoded by the coding sequence ATGAACAACAAGTCTATTAAACGTATCTTTGGAATGAAATTTGCAGAGATTTACCCGCTGTACGTTCAAAAAGCGGAACGCAAAAATCGTACGAAAGAAGAGGTCGACGAAATCATCTGCTGGCTGACCGGCTATAGCCCGGCAGGATTGCAACAACAACTCAAACAGGGAAATGATTTTCAAACCTTTTTTGCCCAAGCGCCGGCCATGAATCCGAACAGGTCCTTCATCAAGGGCGTCGTTTGCGGTGTTCGTGTCGAAGAAATCGAAGACCCGCTGATGCAAAAAATCCGTTATTTGGACAAACTGATCGATGAACTCGCAAAAGGAAAAGCGTTGGAGAAAATTCTGCGGTCATCTCACGCCTGA
- a CDS encoding dihydropteroate synthase — MHTILKSEKKEVVIGFDKPFVIIGEKLNPTGIKKLGQALVERNMDYVKHLAKRQVDWGADVLDVNVGHPQIEEAEVMPLVVEAVQSVTDVPLCIDSNEPKILEAGLNAIKGGKPLVNSVNGEEKQLSTVLPIVKARGAAVIGLTIADEGIPPTPEGRLAAGAKIIERATKMGIPIEDIILDPLVMTVGHDYRAAMVTLKAIEMIKNEFGVNISLGASNVSFGLPDRHSVNAAMLSIAMLTGATTSITDPIKLGAAIKATDLLLGRDANSMRYLKYFRATDKLRAAEVAAKT, encoded by the coding sequence ATGCACACCATTTTGAAATCTGAAAAAAAAGAAGTCGTGATCGGTTTCGACAAGCCGTTCGTCATCATCGGCGAGAAGCTCAACCCAACCGGAATCAAAAAGCTGGGGCAGGCGCTGGTCGAGCGGAACATGGATTATGTCAAGCACCTCGCCAAACGCCAGGTGGATTGGGGGGCGGATGTGCTGGATGTGAACGTGGGACATCCGCAGATCGAAGAAGCGGAAGTCATGCCGCTGGTGGTGGAGGCGGTTCAATCCGTGACGGATGTGCCGTTGTGCATCGACTCGAACGAGCCGAAAATTCTCGAAGCGGGTTTGAACGCGATCAAAGGCGGCAAGCCCCTGGTGAACTCGGTCAACGGGGAGGAAAAGCAACTCAGCACGGTGCTGCCCATCGTCAAGGCGAGAGGCGCGGCGGTTATCGGGTTGACCATCGCCGATGAAGGCATCCCGCCCACACCAGAGGGTCGCCTCGCGGCGGGCGCGAAGATCATCGAACGCGCAACAAAGATGGGCATCCCCATCGAGGACATCATCCTCGACCCGCTGGTGATGACGGTCGGGCACGATTACAGAGCTGCGATGGTCACTCTCAAAGCCATCGAAATGATCAAGAACGAATTCGGCGTGAACATCAGTCTTGGCGCGAGCAATGTTTCCTTTGGTCTTCCGGACAGACACTCGGTCAACGCGGCGATGCTTTCGATCGCGATGCTCACCGGCGCGACCACATCCATCACGGACCCGATCAAACTCGGCGCCGCCATCAAAGCCACCGACCTTTTGCTTGGGCGCGACGCCAACTCGATGCGCTATCTCAAATACTTCCGCGCGACGGATAAATTGCGCGCGGCGGAAGTTGCGGCGAAAACGTAG
- the mmuM gene encoding homocysteine S-methyltransferase — protein MNPIENILNYHRIAIVDGAMATELETRGCDLNDALWSAKVLLEQPELIRAVHLDYFKAGADITITASYQATVEGFAKRGLNREQAIDLMKKSVRLAQEARDEFWSKETNRIDRAYPLIAGSVGPYGAYLADGSEYRGDYNLAEDELIAFHRPRVEALVASGTDLLACETIPCGIEARALIRLLAEFPNTFAWFTFTAKDGEHISNGERIADIAAFLDEQPQAAAVGINCSSPLFIPALIGRIRNKTGRPVIVYPNSGEIYDPSTNTWHGETSCDSFGLQSKVWYEAGARLIGGCCRTTPGHIREIHAWVTNGAGRS, from the coding sequence ATGAATCCAATCGAAAACATTCTCAACTATCACCGCATCGCCATCGTGGACGGTGCGATGGCGACCGAACTAGAAACGCGCGGCTGCGACTTGAACGATGCGCTGTGGTCCGCAAAGGTTTTGCTCGAACAACCCGAACTGATTCGCGCGGTGCATTTGGATTACTTCAAGGCAGGAGCGGACATCACCATCACTGCCAGCTATCAAGCGACAGTCGAGGGTTTTGCCAAACGCGGGTTGAATCGCGAGCAGGCGATCGATTTGATGAAAAAATCCGTGCGTCTGGCTCAGGAGGCGCGCGATGAATTTTGGTCGAAGGAAACGAACCGTATCGATCGCGCTTATCCATTGATCGCCGGTTCGGTGGGACCTTATGGCGCGTATCTCGCGGATGGTTCGGAATATCGCGGCGATTACAACCTGGCCGAGGACGAACTAATCGCGTTCCACCGTCCGCGCGTGGAAGCGCTGGTCGCCTCGGGCACGGACCTCCTAGCCTGCGAGACCATCCCATGTGGAATCGAAGCCCGGGCGTTGATTCGCCTGCTGGCTGAGTTCCCAAATACATTTGCATGGTTCACATTCACCGCCAAAGACGGAGAGCACATCAGCAACGGCGAAAGGATCGCAGACATCGCCGCATTTCTAGATGAACAGCCGCAAGCTGCCGCGGTGGGAATCAATTGCTCATCGCCGCTTTTCATCCCGGCTTTGATCGGCAGGATCAGGAATAAAACAGGCAGACCGGTCATCGTTTATCCAAACTCCGGCGAGATCTACGACCCGTCCACGAACACATGGCACGGGGAGACCTCCTGCGATTCGTTCGGGCTGCAATCCAAAGTCTGGTATGAGGCGGGAGCAAGACTCATCGGCGGATGCTGCCGCACAACGCCGGGTCATATCCGTGAGATCCATGCCTGGGTCACGAATGGAGCCGGACGTTCATGA
- a CDS encoding amidohydrolase has translation MIKQAHAISEELIEWRRDFHMHPETGFDVFRTAGIVADELEKMGYRVKRGVGKTGVVAEIGEGGKVVAIRADMDALPIFELNETDYVSQNEGKMHACGHDSHTAMALGAAKILAKEKFMGRVRFLFQPCEETADEEGLSGAMRMYDEGAVDGADYVIAQHVDPTRPVGTIAINEGASGGGVTNWTAVIYGKGGHGAHPHDSNDPFVMLAHVIMGLNAIVSRRLNPFEPAVVSIGAINGGFAENVIPDKVEMIGTLRFTSMDVEKQIREEVTRVFEIVKSLGGDYELSFLFGGMPTINDKQVADTIAQVGHDLLGEGNVHPLHKTLGAEDFPYFLQKTPGAMYTLGTMIEGRPLYELHHPKFDLDERALPIGTAVLAETALRFLRQ, from the coding sequence ATGATCAAACAGGCACATGCAATTTCAGAAGAACTCATCGAATGGCGGCGCGATTTTCACATGCACCCCGAAACCGGCTTTGACGTTTTTCGCACAGCGGGAATCGTTGCCGATGAATTGGAAAAGATGGGATACAGAGTCAAGCGCGGAGTTGGCAAGACAGGCGTCGTGGCAGAAATAGGCGAGGGCGGGAAGGTTGTCGCCATCCGCGCGGACATGGATGCCCTGCCCATTTTCGAATTGAATGAGACCGATTATGTCTCGCAAAATGAAGGCAAAATGCATGCCTGCGGACACGACTCGCATACCGCGATGGCTTTGGGCGCGGCAAAAATCCTGGCAAAGGAAAAATTTATGGGACGGGTGCGTTTTCTCTTTCAACCCTGCGAAGAGACGGCGGATGAAGAAGGATTAAGCGGCGCGATGCGTATGTATGACGAAGGCGCCGTGGACGGTGCAGATTACGTCATTGCCCAGCACGTGGACCCAACGAGACCGGTTGGCACCATTGCCATCAATGAGGGCGCAAGCGGCGGCGGCGTGACCAATTGGACCGCGGTCATTTACGGCAAGGGCGGCCATGGGGCGCATCCCCACGATTCAAACGACCCTTTCGTGATGCTTGCGCATGTCATCATGGGCTTGAACGCAATCGTCTCGCGCAGGCTGAATCCGTTCGAACCGGCGGTGGTCAGCATCGGCGCGATCAACGGGGGCTTTGCGGAAAACGTCATCCCGGACAAGGTCGAAATGATCGGCACACTGCGCTTTACCTCGATGGATGTCGAGAAGCAGATCCGCGAGGAAGTAACACGGGTGTTCGAGATCGTAAAATCCCTGGGCGGCGATTACGAATTGAGTTTTCTTTTCGGGGGCATGCCGACCATCAATGATAAACAGGTCGCGGATACGATCGCGCAAGTCGGGCATGACCTGCTCGGCGAAGGCAATGTGCATCCTCTCCACAAAACACTCGGCGCGGAGGATTTCCCGTACTTCCTGCAAAAGACGCCGGGCGCGATGTATACCCTTGGCACGATGATCGAAGGACGTCCCCTGTATGAATTGCACCATCCCAAATTCGACCTGGACGAACGCGCCCTGCCGATCGGCACGGCGGTGCTGGCGGAGACGGCGTTGAGATTTTTAAGGCAATAA
- a CDS encoding NUDIX domain-containing protein: MTQVLYGPRLGREGELRVGCCAVLFDQSRKKVLLTRRVDNGRWCLPGGRMESGESAAETCEREFWEETGLKVRATRLIGVYSNPEQLVIYPDGMKVFMVVMSFEVNAFEGQLGLSEETTDFGFYSLDEMDSMPMHGEHKMRVEDAIRGGDAAIK, from the coding sequence ATGACTCAAGTTCTATATGGTCCCCGTCTCGGCAGGGAAGGCGAATTGCGAGTCGGTTGCTGCGCTGTCCTGTTCGACCAATCCCGTAAAAAGGTTTTACTTACGCGCCGCGTCGATAATGGACGCTGGTGCCTGCCCGGCGGCAGAATGGAATCCGGCGAAAGCGCGGCGGAAACCTGCGAGCGCGAGTTTTGGGAGGAGACGGGCTTGAAAGTCCGCGCGACCCGTTTGATCGGTGTGTACAGCAACCCGGAACAACTGGTGATCTATCCCGACGGGATGAAAGTCTTTATGGTCGTGATGAGTTTCGAAGTAAACGCATTTGAAGGGCAATTGGGCTTGAGCGAAGAAACCACCGATTTTGGATTCTACTCACTCGATGAAATGGACTCCATGCCGATGCACGGCGAGCATAAGATGAGGGTCGAAGATGCAATACGCGGCGGGGATGCGGCGATAAAATAA
- a CDS encoding pirin family protein — MTNRTISQIIEPKLVIEGAGVLLRRSFGPHASNQFDPFLLFDHFAFNNPLEGPIRGFPTHPHRGIETVTYMLEGTVRHRDSLGNMGTIAEGDVQWMTSGRGILHEEMPRRSPNGNIYGFQLWVNLPAAQKMSEPRYQEVAAGTIPVIEKDGAVIRLVAGEVNGIRGPVTEIAASPLYMDVKLNPDSRFDYPIPAGHTTLMYVFEGVGEFSGQVVEGVSMVKFNDDGDQVEVSTEAGVRFMLITGAPFKEPIVPYGPFVMNTREEIEETIRELRNGTFIKP, encoded by the coding sequence ATGACCAATAGAACCATATCCCAAATCATCGAACCCAAACTTGTGATCGAAGGCGCGGGCGTTTTATTGAGGCGCTCCTTCGGTCCGCACGCCAGCAACCAGTTCGACCCCTTTCTTTTATTCGACCATTTCGCCTTCAACAACCCGCTCGAAGGTCCAATTCGCGGCTTCCCCACCCATCCGCACCGCGGCATCGAAACCGTCACCTACATGCTCGAAGGCACGGTCCGCCATCGCGACAGCCTCGGCAACATGGGCACCATCGCCGAAGGCGACGTGCAATGGATGACCAGCGGGCGGGGCATCCTGCACGAAGAAATGCCGCGTCGAAGCCCCAACGGAAACATTTACGGTTTCCAACTTTGGGTCAACCTGCCCGCCGCGCAAAAGATGAGCGAACCGCGCTATCAAGAGGTCGCCGCGGGGACGATCCCCGTCATCGAAAAAGACGGCGCGGTGATTCGCCTCGTTGCTGGAGAGGTGAATGGAATCCGCGGACCCGTGACAGAGATCGCCGCTTCGCCTCTTTACATGGATGTGAAGTTGAATCCTGATTCCCGATTCGATTATCCCATCCCAGCCGGACACACAACCTTGATGTACGTCTTCGAAGGCGTTGGAGAGTTTTCAGGTCAAGTTGTAGAAGGCGTCAGCATGGTGAAATTCAACGACGACGGCGACCAGGTCGAGGTCAGTACAGAAGCGGGCGTCCGTTTCATGCTCATCACCGGCGCTCCGTTCAAAGAGCCCATCGTGCCGTACGGTCCCTTCGTGATGAACACGCGCGAAGAGATCGAAGAAACCATCCGCGAACTGCGGAACGGGACGTTCATAAAACCTTAA
- a CDS encoding S9 family peptidase: MLTLPELLRIPYVDSGLNYAISPDEKRIVFSWNKSGTWELWEVRGLEIRRLEIGLAGAKFSPQFSPDGTKIAFALDLDGSESYHICIHDLTTNISTDLTPDILYAHQPNVSWSPDGESLAVLSDAKGIFSLYVLPLDGSSARMIRNIFHPCWDAAWSPDGKWIAVESEAAASDRSIHIVPVGRHKGKVRTVQLTQDGKPLNAQHPAWSPDSKTLAFSCENSEWFNIGLFHVETQGVSWLTDSTGDDTQPTWSRSGELIGWVHSEGARTSLQFMRGGDAIREVKVGEGVHARPQITADGVVILYEDVNHPTDLWKINLESGKETQLTKSLDVELNFAQPEEVWYPGLDGVRVPALLYRGAGDFAVLNIHGGPNWHLQFSWNPELSFMTAQGWTVLAPNYRGSTGYGKQWQNASRFDMGGVDNDDCAAGAKFLLDNGLAKKVAVTGRSHGGYLTMTCLTGYPELFVGGSAVVPFLNWIKSHYASREDLQHWNIENMGYPEENKDLWMARSPYYFLDKVNSPVQMICGENDPRCPASDSIDSRDKLAELGKEVELLLYEGEGHAFYRIENIIDAEMRRMEFLERILTVDRRG, encoded by the coding sequence ATGCTAACCCTCCCTGAACTTCTCCGCATCCCTTATGTCGACTCCGGTTTGAATTACGCCATCTCGCCTGATGAGAAGCGGATTGTCTTTTCGTGGAACAAATCTGGCACTTGGGAGTTGTGGGAAGTTAGAGGATTAGAGATTAGAAGATTAGAGATTGGACTGGCTGGAGCAAAGTTTTCGCCCCAGTTCTCGCCGGATGGAACAAAGATCGCCTTTGCGCTGGATTTGGATGGAAGTGAGTCCTATCACATCTGCATCCATGACCTCACTACCAACATCTCCACCGACCTGACGCCGGATATTTTATATGCGCATCAACCCAATGTGTCGTGGTCACCAGATGGAGAGTCACTGGCTGTGCTTTCAGATGCCAAGGGAATCTTCTCGCTTTATGTCCTGCCGTTGGATGGCAGTAGCGCGCGGATGATCCGAAATATCTTCCATCCCTGCTGGGATGCGGCATGGTCGCCGGATGGAAAATGGATCGCGGTCGAGTCGGAGGCGGCAGCGAGTGACCGAAGCATTCACATCGTGCCAGTGGGTCGACATAAAGGAAAAGTTCGCACCGTTCAATTGACACAGGATGGTAAACCTCTGAATGCGCAGCATCCAGCCTGGTCGCCCGACTCGAAGACCCTGGCATTTTCCTGTGAAAATAGCGAATGGTTCAATATTGGTCTATTCCATGTCGAAACACAGGGAGTCAGCTGGCTGACCGATTCCACTGGCGACGACACCCAACCCACGTGGTCGCGGAGCGGGGAATTAATCGGCTGGGTACACAGCGAAGGGGCGCGAACCAGCCTCCAGTTTATGCGTGGAGGCGATGCAATTCGCGAGGTGAAGGTCGGTGAGGGAGTCCATGCCCGACCGCAGATCACTGCCGATGGGGTCGTCATCCTGTATGAAGACGTGAATCACCCGACGGATCTATGGAAGATAAACCTTGAAAGCGGCAAGGAAACGCAACTCACGAAGTCGTTGGATGTGGAGTTGAATTTTGCGCAGCCTGAAGAAGTTTGGTATCCGGGCTTGGACGGTGTGCGGGTGCCCGCCTTGCTGTATCGCGGCGCGGGTGATTTTGCCGTGCTTAACATCCACGGCGGACCAAATTGGCATCTGCAATTCTCCTGGAATCCGGAGTTGAGTTTTATGACGGCACAAGGATGGACGGTGCTTGCACCGAACTATCGCGGCTCGACGGGTTATGGCAAGCAGTGGCAAAATGCCAGCCGATTCGACATGGGCGGCGTGGATAATGACGATTGTGCAGCAGGCGCAAAATTTCTATTGGATAATGGGCTGGCGAAAAAGGTCGCGGTGACCGGGCGAAGCCACGGCGGGTATTTGACCATGACCTGCCTGACGGGTTACCCTGAATTGTTTGTTGGCGGGTCGGCGGTTGTGCCGTTCCTGAATTGGATAAAATCACATTATGCGTCGCGCGAAGATCTGCAGCATTGGAACATCGAGAATATGGGCTACCCGGAAGAGAATAAGGACCTGTGGATGGCGCGCTCGCCATATTACTTTTTGGATAAAGTGAACTCGCCCGTGCAGATGATCTGCGGTGAAAATGATCCGCGCTGCCCGGCGTCGGATTCAATTGACTCAAGAGATAAGTTGGCGGAATTGGGGAAGGAAGTAGAATTGCTTTTGTACGAAGGTGAAGGGCATGCGTTTTATAGGATCGAGAACATCATCGATGCAGAGATGAGGCGCATGGAGTTTTTGGAGCGAATTCTGACCGTAGACCGCAGAGGGTAG
- a CDS encoding glycosyltransferase family 39 protein — protein MATNTPKFSLSKQPSSKILFLLFLIPILAAHTFFLAEIPSGLYLDESSIGYNAVSLIETGRDEHGAFLPIYPKSVGDYKNPVYIYTAALVLKILGISEFTLRFTSVIFYFCALALTLLLINRVFDKSQIVRLYALVTFGFLPMLFTISRIAFEVIAQLTWTSAGILSISIAFHENDSKRDILKALACGIILGTSTYTYSTGRLLSFLGLALLWVIFFKRENLKKLSLVTVAFVIALIPLIFFTIRNPGAITSRFNTLSYWSESMQLGEKISIFIQNYFTYFSPRFLLFQGDPNLRHSTGFGGVIFISVFLLSMIGLMGILIRRKWNRFHIFLFVSLFLSPIPAALTSEGTPHALRSMTLGYYILIFSCYGIAEFAYIRYQRAKSLVLTGISLLLLAEVISFQLDYFSAYPARSVKAMGSFDFESALQFAIDRQPGEIIFMNKPRETYANVQFYSLLVENPQNIRVIWDNRPKPKGNLCIVYHVQNEPELNSFPDPFEEYDSGGVTKARCYLP, from the coding sequence ATGGCTACAAATACACCCAAGTTTTCTCTCTCCAAACAACCATCATCAAAGATCCTATTCCTCCTTTTTTTAATTCCAATCCTTGCCGCCCACACTTTCTTCCTCGCCGAGATCCCTTCAGGTCTCTATCTCGACGAATCTTCGATCGGCTATAATGCCGTCTCACTCATCGAAACCGGGCGGGACGAACACGGCGCGTTCCTGCCCATCTACCCAAAATCCGTCGGGGATTATAAAAATCCTGTTTACATCTACACTGCGGCGCTGGTGCTGAAAATTTTAGGAATATCAGAGTTCACGCTCCGGTTCACCAGCGTCATATTCTATTTTTGCGCGCTCGCATTAACTCTCTTGCTGATCAACCGGGTATTTGACAAGAGCCAGATCGTCCGCTTGTATGCGCTGGTAACTTTCGGCTTCCTGCCAATGTTATTCACGATTTCACGAATTGCCTTCGAGGTCATCGCCCAATTAACATGGACTTCAGCAGGGATTCTATCGATATCGATCGCTTTTCACGAGAATGACTCGAAAAGGGATATCCTGAAAGCGCTTGCCTGCGGAATAATTCTCGGCACTTCTACCTACACATATTCCACGGGGAGATTGTTGTCCTTTCTCGGGCTGGCATTGCTTTGGGTAATTTTCTTTAAGCGAGAGAATCTCAAAAAACTGTCGCTGGTCACGGTTGCATTTGTTATCGCATTGATTCCGTTAATCTTTTTCACTATCCGCAATCCAGGGGCGATCACTTCAAGGTTCAATACACTATCCTACTGGAGCGAGTCGATGCAGCTTGGTGAGAAAATCTCCATTTTCATTCAAAACTATTTCACCTATTTTTCCCCTCGCTTCCTGCTCTTTCAAGGTGATCCCAACCTGCGTCACTCGACGGGATTCGGTGGCGTCATTTTCATCTCCGTCTTTTTGCTGTCCATGATCGGATTGATGGGCATTCTTATCCGGCGAAAGTGGAATCGCTTCCACATTTTCCTTTTCGTCAGCCTGTTCCTCTCACCCATCCCCGCCGCATTGACCTCCGAAGGGACTCCGCACGCGTTAAGGAGCATGACACTAGGATATTACATTCTCATATTCTCCTGTTATGGAATTGCTGAATTTGCTTACATCAGATACCAACGCGCCAAGTCACTGGTTTTGACCGGCATATCCCTGCTCCTATTGGCTGAAGTGATCAGTTTCCAACTGGATTACTTCAGCGCTTATCCCGCCCGAAGCGTAAAAGCGATGGGGAGTTTCGACTTCGAATCCGCCCTGCAATTTGCGATCGATCGGCAACCCGGTGAAATAATTTTTATGAACAAGCCGCGCGAGACATATGCGAACGTGCAGTTCTATTCCCTGCTGGTCGAAAATCCTCAAAATATCCGAGTAATATGGGACAATCGCCCCAAGCCGAAAGGAAATCTGTGCATCGTTTACCATGTCCAAAACGAACCTGAGTTGAATTCGTTTCCGGATCCTTTCGAGGAGTATGACAGCGGAGGCGTGACGAAGGCGAGATGTTATTTGCCATAA
- a CDS encoding trimethylamine methyltransferase family protein produces MQPLMFLSDEDLQAMHEATLQVLHEAGVFWTHRPSLEILQGAGCRIKDNRVFFPPDLVIDSIAKANKRPVIRGRNGQVNSLGDGNLYFHNLGGARDVYDARTGSRRMATARDCADAVRLLDALPNCNTVTPFFTPPDVSNDMLSLYMYRHALSNTVKPVQGPGIQFGHEVRFAVEMAAVVGTPANELTLSLSPVSPLTMHDIAAEAIMEMAKHGVIHANLPCPTGGATSPMTITGSIVQQSAETLAPLVLAQLINPGCGVVYCGRLGMLEPRTGLIWGGVELGISSAATVQLGHYYGFSVNVYGFSTNAHTLDAQNAFERGLNAAIPALAGADELSGIGEMEAGVMGSFAQMVLDNELAGSILRLHKGLSADADHIAVNIILDVMNGTRNFLGQKHTMKHLRGGEMALTKFAERNSWDTWDEKLGRKQMADYAIEESERILREHQALPLEPAQEAELDKILAGAERETAKKK; encoded by the coding sequence ATGCAACCATTAATGTTCCTGTCCGATGAAGATTTACAAGCCATGCATGAAGCGACATTGCAAGTTTTGCATGAGGCGGGTGTATTCTGGACGCACAGACCCAGCCTGGAAATATTGCAGGGAGCGGGATGCAGGATAAAAGACAACCGCGTCTTCTTTCCGCCCGACCTGGTGATCGATTCGATCGCCAAAGCCAACAAGAGACCGGTCATTCGCGGACGAAACGGGCAGGTTAACAGCCTGGGCGATGGCAACCTGTACTTCCATAACCTCGGCGGCGCGCGGGATGTGTACGATGCGCGAACAGGCTCCCGCCGCATGGCAACCGCACGAGACTGCGCCGATGCCGTCCGACTTTTGGATGCACTTCCCAATTGCAATACGGTGACGCCATTCTTCACCCCGCCGGATGTTTCAAATGATATGCTATCGCTTTACATGTACCGTCACGCGCTTTCGAATACGGTCAAGCCGGTGCAGGGACCGGGAATTCAATTCGGTCATGAGGTACGCTTTGCCGTGGAGATGGCTGCGGTGGTCGGCACGCCTGCCAATGAATTGACGCTTTCACTTTCGCCAGTCAGTCCATTGACGATGCACGACATTGCCGCCGAAGCCATCATGGAGATGGCGAAACATGGTGTTATTCATGCCAATCTGCCCTGCCCCACCGGCGGCGCGACTTCACCAATGACGATCACGGGCAGTATCGTACAGCAAAGCGCCGAGACACTGGCTCCGCTGGTTCTCGCCCAATTGATCAACCCGGGATGCGGCGTGGTGTATTGCGGCAGATTGGGGATGCTGGAGCCTCGCACCGGCCTGATCTGGGGAGGCGTGGAGTTGGGCATATCCTCCGCCGCCACGGTTCAACTCGGACATTATTACGGATTCAGCGTCAACGTGTATGGATTTTCGACCAATGCCCATACGCTGGACGCACAAAACGCCTTCGAGCGCGGACTGAACGCCGCCATCCCCGCCCTGGCTGGAGCGGACGAACTCTCGGGCATCGGCGAAATGGAAGCGGGCGTGATGGGGTCCTTCGCCCAAATGGTATTGGACAACGAACTTGCGGGAAGCATCCTGCGCCTGCACAAAGGACTTTCCGCAGATGCGGATCACATCGCTGTGAATATCATCCTGGATGTAATGAACGGCACGCGCAACTTCCTCGGGCAAAAGCACACCATGAAGCACCTGCGCGGTGGCGAAATGGCGCTGACCAAATTCGCCGAACGCAATTCGTGGGACACGTGGGACGAAAAACTCGGTCGTAAACAGATGGCGGATTACGCCATTGAGGAATCGGAGCGTATTTTACGCGAGCATCAGGCCCTGCCGCTGGAGCCGGCACAAGAAGCAGAATTGGATAAAATACTGGCAGGAGCGGAACGGGAGACGGCGAAGAAGAAGTAA